The Drosophila willistoni isolate 14030-0811.24 unplaced genomic scaffold, UCI_dwil_1.1 Seg535, whole genome shotgun sequence genome includes a region encoding these proteins:
- the LOC124461583 gene encoding uncharacterized protein LOC124461583 produces MPVPPQMAPLPIARLAAYQRPFTYVGIDYFGPFLVAVGRRSEKRWGVIFTCLTIWAVHIELACSLDTASCIMCIRNFINRRGTPREIYSDNGTNFKAAEKIICDKAQTINFNAVQPAFDDIKWKFNPPAAPHMGGAWERLVRSVKTVLYAICPARKFTSEGLQSALWEVEFILNSRPLTFVSLDSKDDEAITPNHLLLGSASGYKPVFETTHTVQHMWQAVQEFADQFWRRWVREYVPDLARRGKWFTKRPPIAAGDVVVILDETLSRNRWPKGIVEQTILAKDNQVRRVIIRTANGTLQRPVAKVAVLDVGCFGAKQPPEESSFTGGGNVAAEIR; encoded by the coding sequence ATGCCTGTTCCACCGCAAATGGCTCCCCTGCCCATCGCCAGGCTGGCTGCCTACCAACGTCCCTTCACTTACGTCGGTATCGACTACTTCGGGCCCTTTTTGGTTGCTGTAGGACggcgaagcgaaaaaagatggGGCGTTATTTTCACCTGCCTAACCATATGGGCAGTGCATATAGAACTGGCGTGCTCTTTGGACACTGCATCGTGCATAATGTGCATCCGAAACTTCATCAATCGGCGCGGGACCCCGAGAGAAATTTACAGCGACAATGGCACTAACTTCAAAGCTGCTGAAAAGATTATCTGTGACAAAGCGCAGACGATCAACTTCAACGCCGTGCAACCGGCGTTCGATgacatcaaatggaaatttaatccaCCAGCCGCTCCTCATATGGGGGGAGCATGGGAGCGACTTGTTCGTTCCGTCAAGACTGTACTCTACGCAATCTGCCCAGCGAGAAAATTCACCAGCGAGGGCCTACAAAGCGCACTCTGGGAAGTGGAATTCATCCTAAATTCCAGACCGCTTACTTTTGTCTCTCTGGACAGCAAAGACGACGAGGCTATCACCCCTAACCATCTACTACTAGGATCAGCAAGCGGCTATAAACCAGTCTTCGAAACCACACATACCGTACAGCACATGTGGCAAGCTGTACAAGAATTCGCCGATCAATTCTGGCGACGATGGGTACGCGAATACGTTCCAGATTTAGCCAGGCGAGGAAAATGGTTTACGAAGAGACCACCAATAGCAGCTGGAGACGTCGTTGTAATATTGGACGAGACTCTGTCCCGAAATAGATGGCCAAAAGGTATAGTCGAGCAAACAATCCTGGCCAAAGACAACCAGGTGCGTCGAGTGATCATCAGAACTGCCAACGGGACTCTTCAACGGCCCGTGGCTAAAGTAGCTGTATTAGACGTCGGCTGTTTTGGAGCAAAGCAACCCCCTGAAGAGAGCAGCTTTACTGGGGGGGGGaatgttgccgccgaaattcgctaa
- the LOC124461584 gene encoding uncharacterized protein LOC124461584 — MPNSDVFTFICKFARLKRNVLDSDKTPTKRELLQVLMSMYDPLGFISCFTIELKILLQEVWRSGIGWDTGLPDALLPKWIRWKQILTTIAGLTIPRCYFNSSDQIHDVQLHTFVDASELAYASVCYLRIRQGERTYLSFVASKAKVAPLSPLSIPRMELQAAVIGAKLSKRIQRNPSLSINSSCYWSDSKTVLKWLRMDPRKFQQFVMHRVGEILEFTNVSQWNWVPTNLNPADLATKTNNANKYKTWLHGPDYLLQDQHEWPKCDDLGPPNNAEVRHNILFIDNSPMELKLNAEYFSDWRRLYRALARFILYIEKLKAKQKKASPPTEMKTSSYVPEGEQKT, encoded by the exons ATGCCGAACTCCGACGTATTCACATTCATCTGCAAGTTCGCCAGGCTGAAGCGCAACGTTTTAGACAGCGACAAAACACCAACCAAACGCGAGCTCTTGCAAGTACTTATGTCAATGTACGACCCACTCGGCTTCATCTCATGCTTTACAATAGAGCTGAAAATCCTACTGCAAGAAGTCTGGAGAAGCGGCATTGGCTGGGATACTGGTTTGCCCGACGCATTGTTACCCAAATGGATACGATGGAAACAGATCCTTACAACAATCGCCGGATTGACCATCCCGAGATGTTATTTCAACAGCAGCGATCAAATCCATGATGTCCAGTTACACACGTTCGTTGACGCCAGCGAATTGGCATACGCATCAGTCTGCTACCTTCGGATACGCCAGGGGGAAAGAACCTACCTCAGCTTCGTGGCCTCCAAGGCGAAAGTGGCACCGTTGAGTCCACTATCTATACCAAGGATGGAACTGCAGGCCGCAGTTATCGGAGCAAAGCTGAGTAAGCGAATCCAACGCAATCCAAGTTTGTCAATTAACTCGAGTTGTTATTGGTCCGACTCAAAGACTGTTCTCAAATGGCTTCGTATGGATCCACGAAAGTTTCAGCAATTCGTCATGCACCGCGTGGGCGAAATACTGGAATTCACAAACGTTAGCCAATGGAACTGGGTTCCAACCAACCTTAACCCTGCAGATCTTGctactaaaacaaacaacgccaataaatataaaacttggctACACGGTCCAGACTATTTGCTGCAGGATCAACACGAGTGGCCAAAATGCGATGATTTGGGGCCACCAAACAATGCTGAAGTCAGGCATAACATACTCTTCATCGACAATTCGCCGATGGAGCTAAAACTTAACGCGGAATATTTTTCCGACTGGCGCAGGCTATATCGAGCTTTAGCGCGCTTCATTCTCTACATTGAGAAActgaaagcgaaacaaaagaaggCATCGCCACCTACAGAG ATGAAAACCAGCTCCTACGTACCCGAGGGCGAGCAGAAAACCTAA